The genomic segment CTTTCACAGCCATGGGAGCTGCATGATCTAGGCTCCTTCCTCGTCTGAACCGCATGCTGGAGAATACATGTTCCCATGAGGCAGACCCTCCATGGATCTGTGTTGCATGCAGTGGAATGCAATACCCCTCTGGGCTGCTTCCTCTTACCCATGGACCTGGGCTTTAAAGTCACGTGGCCTTACTCCACTGAGGGGCCCACACACCAGCTGCAAGAACCGGACAGAGGGCCTGGACCCCCTTCCCCCGGTTCTTAGGGTCCTGTCAGCCCAACACTATGGCGCGATAGACCCCGGCAGGTATTACACATTGCCCTCCAGAACATTTCTGGGATCTCCTAGGCTAGCGGTACCTGAAAGGAAAACTGCAGGTCTCCCgcaccagggacaggaaaccactgaggtTGGAGacaggctccacctttttattctgcaggtttcctgtccctgggggcggatcctctctgtggtgctgtcgtgggggaagggaaaaaggtgtcccccccccccccaactcatCTTCAAAGTAGGAATCTGAATCCATGACCTCACCTTTTTCATCCTCATTAGAGAATTCAATATCGAAATTATTTGCAGGTGCAGTGGAGTTCCCAGAACATGTATTAGGCAGATGTTTCTTAAAAACCTTGATAGAACTAGACAAGCAAATCTGTTTTATGTTCTGGATTAAAGATGGTGCATCTCCCTCTGCAGACAATGCTGAAAAATTGACTCGAAATGTGTAACAGACTCATTTTACATATTGCACATACTCTCCCTTTAAATTTGGCAGTAGTCTGCTTAGGAATGGGGGTGTCCTTAGCTTCCTATAAGATACAGAAATAATATTGGGAACTAATATACAGTTTTGTAGGGTATCACAGACAATAGTTTTCCCTTCTGGGACAGTTTCAGGGCTTCCTTTTTTTCTTCATTATGCAAGCAGGAAGAAAAATAATCCTACACAGGATTGATGTAGGACTGGCTGATCTCTGCATCACTTCCAATGCACCTAGAATCCATTACTGCATACAGGAGTCCTGCCCCACTTCCTGGATGCTGACTGACCAGAAGGAGCAGCATATGGTGAAGAAACCACATCTCCCATGTGATTCCAGGACTGAAGTCTATGGGACCAAGCTCTGGGACTCCTGCATGGCAGGAAGAACCCCAGCATACCCTCAGAAGTCTTTTCCATATTAGGATAGGAAAGTAAGGATTAGCATCCCTTTTCCCCCATCCAGTAGAACAAGATGGCAAAAAGGAAAACTTGCACAATCCTTTTAAGTTCTTAAAGGTTTTTCTACTGTAACTTGCATGTAGTCCTCACCTTGCATTGGTCAGTACTTCTACCCACTCATCACGCTGCTCTTGACTGCTGCATTCAAACATGTACCTCCTGTCTGGCTCATCAATGAAGGCTAGAGATAAAGACATTGGTAAGATTTTTGACTATGCATAAAAGTGAAGCTGGCTACACATAGATACTAGATATACCAAGAACTGCTGAAAATATGATTAAAGGATaacggtcattttttttttttacctgctagtttattagagctaggcatatatacctgagttagtctgtcaatgattgctaaaaagatctgtaattaccttataactagaaaagctacaatttctggggaaattgtgtgaagtgttcttgcctccaccagtagtctacaactggagtgggcggagtaactgggtggagtggcttgagtaactgttgtgtggttggagtggctggaataactgtggaaaggttggactgggcagagtaactttatgaagtgggcagagtaactgtgtggagtgtttggagtgagtaaagatagtaaaccttacactaaccaattaaatgatcaaatttaaaaagtgcacatggcaagcttgatagagtgagaaatgcatttcaacttttatttatatagcacatttcatttcaatgttgttgcccaaagtgcttcacagttacattaaaacatacatttataaaacccattagcagccgatttgggtaggtgggcttgaaaatgagtgagaggtggcagtttagaaattatctcctgatttttcagctcacactctagcttttgtcactctgctggctgctcacacaccctacagcaagggcagagaagagcgattaacaacaaactgctccaactggctcacttcactggcggttggcATTTTCAAACAGTTGTAGTTGAAAAATTATACATCCTACAGCGatgagctttatattgtgagaatcacaagacccaggcctacattttgatgcatagtaggtctctgaaatatttaaaatgaaggcagtcgcagtttagaaattgcccttcaaatctgaggtggctagagtgcagtttcaatgaatgtcaatgggcgctgtgagttgcaaacaaatggtcatattgtgaaaactattagGACAATGGCTTAGCagcatttttagtggcagcagggatagctgaacgttttgatacaagatttgtgtaggtgggcttgaaaatgagggagtggcggcagtttagaaatcatgtcctgatttttcagctcccactctagttttgaacattctgcCACAAAAACACCAATATTTTGTGAACCATTCGGCAAAacattccacaaagtaatagcacaccaatctggaacaatccgcacgtttcggtatattactgtctatgtaatgtaaaaactgtgggaggatttAGCttagtaaatttggctataataagaatatatatgtgagattgccatgcaagaacatttaataacagctttcattaatgtcctctgtccctttccactgctcccttaaaagaccgttgctagggctcatCTGTCTCTGGCTAggcagacagaggggcggtccttcacactgcatgcatgcattaggcttcagagtgaggaggcgtgtctctcagtaatccaatctgattggctgtcaggaagctgctggctacagcatgtgtgtatgggaagtgagggaaagcagttttggcctcagagaactggcagaggagccattttgagaagatcctcatattgcaGGATTCaagacagccgtaactaaggggaaaactcaaggaaaacagtggtaagtgaagaaactaaagattgctttatgcataatactgctgcagcagtaacatatgctaaaattgattatttatgaaaacatgacagttatcctttaacattCTGCACACCAAACCGTTGATACGCACGAAAGcgcttttgaatattttttttaacttatttcacAACAAAGAATTTTTCATTGCATTTGTAATCAGAGTTTCTTTATATATTGTATTGCACATTTTCCCCAATAGTACACTGGTTACTTattttttcttaaagggtttctgtcctcAGAAAAatagttatgtagctggctgacattagcgatgctaaTGTCTGCAGAACATAACtatatgacttatatctccctgcctgccgccgttcgccCTAAATAATGACATTTataatatacaaatgagcctctaggtgctaatggggcgttgctgcagcacctagaggctccgtcctcttaCCGTTTGGCACACCCTtgcgccgtccattttagtattaggcgcagtgagtgaaggacggcagcaggcgagcgtccttcactcactgcgcctaatactaaaatggacggtgcaggcgcaggatttgcggggcacggaggagaccgaggatgtcaatcacctttacaagggcgtgccaaactgagaggacggagcctctaggtgctgcagcaacgccacactagcacctagaggctcaattGAATATTATAAGTGTCAGGGAGATacaagtcatacagttatgtcctgctgacattagcacatcgctaatgtcagccagctacataacaatTTTTCTGATGACAAACACTTTAAAATTGAGGGGGACAGCAATTATGGTGGTTGTTTGACCGTGAGGCTGTGTGAagcctgccccctcccccccaaaaaaaaaaaagacttgctGAAAGCACAAGTAAGAGAGAGAAGTTCTCTGTATAGTTAGCGCCCAGATGGGAAGGTGTTCACTTGATGTTTTGCGTTGTGCATTACGTGTGCGGCTTCAACCAAGTGACGGTTAACATGATGCCCTGTATTGTGTTGCGCTGGATGAAAAATAAAAGCACTATTTGGACTACCAACCCCAAAGTCTGAGTGTATCATCACCGACCCTATTGCAAGTAGAGAATCCCTACAGCGCTTTTATGtagtttctccttttttttttggagtactttttttgttataatttATTTTACATGCGATTTCATGAATACCAACTGCCTTGGTTTTACAAACTGGTAATAGACATCATGACTGTCCCCCAACTCCTCCTGCCTGGGGGTGGAAGAGAGATGGGCCAAGAGATGAAAAATCTGCACCTCTAGATATAAATATTCTATTCAGCGGTCACCCTTTAAACACTAACTAGTCAAACTGTAACAATGAAAATAAAGTACTTACATATTGAGAAACTTTTCTCCTCTTCCTTCTTCACTATACAGTGTTCTAAAAGCAGTGCTCCGATGGGCTAAAATAACAAACATACAGCTTGTCTATGACCCACAGTGGTTACTATAAAGCACATCTGTAAATGCTGGCAAGATGGTTCCCCAccaataatcatgttcagaaaatagaataaacatAAGATCTATTATCAAACAAAAACAGATCGGAAAAaaggataaggcctctttcacacttgcgttgttgggatccggcatgcacttccgttgccggaggtgcctgccggattcgtaacaacgcaagtgtactgaaagcatttgaagacggaaccgtcttccaaatgcgttcagtgttactatggcacccaggacgctattaaagtcctggttgccatagtaggagcggggagcgggggagcggtatacttacagtccgtgcggctcccggggcgctccagaatgacgtcagagcgccccatgcgcatggatgacgtgatccatgtgatcacgtgatccatgcgcttggggcgccctgacgtcactctggagcgcccggggagccgcacggacggtaagtatgctgctccccgctacacttaccatggctgtcaggactttagcgtcccggcagccatggtaaccactctgaaaaagctaaatgtcggctccggcaatgcgccgaaacgacgtttagcttaaagccggatccggatcaatgcctttcaatgggcattgatcccggatccggccttgcggcaagtcttcaggatttttggccggagcaaaaagcgcagcatgctgcggtattttctccggccaaaaaacgttccgtaccggaactgaagacatcctgatgcatcctgaacggatttcactccattcagaatgcattaggataatcctgatcagtattcttccggcatagagtcccgacgacggaactctatgccggaagacaataacgcaggtgtgaaagagccctaagtgttttaatctggttttaactagcagaaaaaaaatacatgtgacacattccctttaaaaggtgAAGATTTCAAACTTTAAGGGctattacactttattttttaagtgCATTTGATTATATATTAAGAAATCATAAAATTTTCTAATATGCATGTATTTACAATTCTACTAATCTACCTTTCTTTTAATCAGGCAATAGACCCTATCTGCACAGTAGAATGTGTATagcccagtgatggctaacctccggcactccagctgtggtgaaactacgactcccagcatgctccattcatttctatggagttttgagaatagccaagcaagtgtgcattttGGCAGTTGCAGTCTTACCACAGATGGagcgccagaggttagccatcagagGTATAGTCCATTGTAAAGGTCCTGTACAATATATCCGTGGTCTAAGTAAAACATGACATGTGGCCTCTGACAATTCGTAATCAAcagtgttacatgacatacaTGAGCAGGAACTGCACAAAGGCCACATTCATGTCACAACTAGAATAGGAGTAATTGTGGAATAAAGATTGTGTTTTTACAATAACTACTTCACAGTGTGCATttacatggctgcctgtctctaggtgatattaaatggattctgtcaccaggattaacgatataacaatatttatatgtgcccattagtctccatgcagtgtttaaaatgatcccactgtttatgctctgtgtgtgttagattcttataaaaaacgatcttattgatatgtaaatcacctctgtcaggagcccaaggggtggtCCCACGATCtgctggagcccagcaccgcccatcgatccggagcccagcaccacctacCACTTActttattcactgcactatcctgacgTCATGCAATCTCTGCTCTGTAGTCTCGCGCAGgtgcagtggacactgtagtctgcgcccgtgcggactactggcaccgtCTTCCACTTGTCCACTGCGCAGGCGTCGGCTCCCTGCGCACCCCGATCGGACcggaaggtaatttacatatgaataagatcgctttttataagaatataaagGCACACagcataaacagagggatcattgtaaacactgcatggagactaattggcacatataaatatctacatatggttaatcctggtgacagaatccctttaagaaagttaactgtaaaaaaaatgtacacacacacacacagaggagaCCAATTATAACTAGAGTTTCATTTTAAAATGATGACACAACGAATAGGAATTTTTGGGATTTGTCGCTTACTGCATATAATCACGATATTGTTTCTGCCACTTACACTAAACCCACTGCGGGCAATTCTTTACGACATGCAAAATCTTGTCATCCGTTACATATTGTTAAAAATATTCCGAAGGGCGAGTTTATAAGGTCTAGGCGTAACTGTTCAGATGCGACTTTTCAGTGTGAACGCCAAAGAATCGTTTATTAGCGAGAGAATATCCCACCTGGTCATTGGATCGAAGCGTTGAATATGCCTCCCGAACTAGGAGGAGGGACTTCTTGGCTTCATCTTCTAGGAGTACACGTATGAGCCAGCCCGAAAAGAAAGGTGGTGTTTTTTCTACAGTATATAGCTTGGAGTACAGACAGGTTGTCATCATAAATACATATTCCCATACCGTACCAAGATTTTTTTCAAGAATTTTACAGGGGGTATTCAATGTGTTGCTAAAAGGGTCCCTGCTGTAGGTTCTATACTTCCTCTAGCATGTTCCCCTCTGAAACACCATCATGCACTTGGTTGAAATTGAAAGGATTTTATAGGTGTGGACAAAATTTTTTTGCCGGTGTTGCAACAAAAACCTTTTCATCATATAAAACTAACATCAGTTATAAGATTTCTTATATTAATTGCAACACGAAATCCGTTGAGTACCTAATCTGCTGCACCTCTGTAGACTGCAGTACGTGGGATGCACTACTAataccttaaccccttcaggaccaggcaattttttttacaaatctgaccattgtcaccttatgtggtgataactttaaaacgcttatccaggccattccgaGATGGTTTTCTcatcacgtattgtacttcatgaccgtGGTAAGATTTAgtccaaaaaatgtaattttatttattttaaaaaaataaaaaaaatacaaatttaccaaaaatttggaaaaattagcaaatttccaaaatttcaatttctctacttttataatagataccaatacctccaaaaatagttattactttacattccctataggtctacttcatgttgggatcattttatgaatgacattttattttttggggatgttacaaggcttagaagtttagaagcaaatcttaaaatttttcagaaaatttctaaaacccactttcaggaccagctcaggtctgaagtcactttgtggggcttacagtacataatagaaaccacccaaaaatgaccccattttacaaactacacccctcaaggtattcaaaactgattttacaaactttgttaaccctttaggtgttgcacaagaattaatggaaaatagagatcaaattttcacttttggcagattttccatttgaatctatttattcccagttacaaagcaagggttaacagccaaagaaaactcaatatttatggcccagattctgtagtttacagaaacacctaaacgtggacgggcacacggcagggcgcagaatgaaaggaatgccatacggtttttggaaggcagattttgctggactggttttttgacaccatgtcccatttgaagcccccctgatgcacccctagagtagaaacgccaaaaaagtgaccccattttggaaactacgggataaggtggcagttttttgttactagtttagggtatatatgatttttggttgctctatattacactttttgtgaggcaaggtaacaagaaatagctgttttggcacagttttaattttttctaatttacaacattcatctgacaggttagatcctgtggtatgtttatagagcaggttgataatctaaacaatagttttttttatttttttgggcgattgtcttaggtagggggctcatttttggaggggatgaggtgacagattggtactattctggcaggcatacgcctttttgatcactttgtgtTGTACTTttaatgatgtaaggtgacaaaaaatggtttatttagcacagtttattatttttcttttcacagtgttcatctgaggtgttaggtcatgtgatatgtttatagagccagtcgatacagacgcggcgatacctaataaatatgtaaacttttctttttacaattttttttttacttgggggtctgatcccctttacaatgcattccaatacttctgtattggaatgcattggctttatgtgtaatacagtgtgtattacgcatacagcttcctgcctgtgagatccagggggctggatctcacaggctctccaccgccttccatgccatcgggtccccgtcatagCAGCACGGGGATCCGATGGCAGCTCTGATCCCCACccgacatcgcacgtgccgcggtcagcgcggaccgtggcacatgaagggttaatgcgcccgcccgatcaccatgaagcacatgtacgtcatgggtccttaaggggttaaaaaccagGATTCGGAaacactgaatgccttttttttcatgtccacgggggtgatttttttctttttttttcaccttctgcAGAATTGAAAGGGTATTTAAACCATACAGGAAAAGGGATCACAGGAAAAAAGGGATTGCTTTTTGGCAAGGGTAACCTTTTGGATTTTTGGCTTGAGGCTAGATTTCCAACAGATTTAAATAGGACGATGTTCTTTATTATTGATGTTGGAgattatacatatataaatttaCCATCTTTATTTCTAGTATTTTTTCAATGGTGTTGATAGTGCATCCTGTGTGTGTCTGAACAGTGTTCTATTCACTTGTACTGATGAATTGTTGAAGCGTGTTCCatcctgttaggcccctttcacacgagcgagttttccgcgcaggtgctttgtgcatagcacccgcactgaatcctgacccattcatttcaatgagtgtgTACAAgaacttttttttcacacatcagttctgcattgcgtgagaatcgcagcatgttctatattctgtgtttttcacgcattgAATCCGCAAACAAgagtggatgcaatgcgtttttcacagatggttgctaagagatgttgtttgaaaaccttcagtttttttatctaaGGCGTGAAAACGCATTGAAACGCATTGtactcgtgcggaaaaaactgaatgcaatcgcagacaaaaattTACTTGCTTGCAAaaagtttcactgaacacatctggacctaatcagtcacgctcgtgtgaaagaggcctaaccctaGAGCTAATTTAACACCAGATTTACTCCCACCTGTTAATGACGTGTCTTCTCGATAGGTAAATCTATTTTCTAACatgtattttaaagggaacctgtaaccaGTTTTCAACCCCAAGTTTCATCGGTATCCTGAGATATGTCTCCCCCACCCTAATCAtcctaggtgttttttttttgttttgttttttaaacaccGCTAAGTACTTATTTTACAGTATGTAAATTAACTGCTTGCCTCATCACTTCCCATTCCTAACCCCACCTCCCGTTACATGATTGACAGAATCTAAAGATTCTACCCTCCTCCCGAACTCacgtcccaaatcccgcgcatgtTCAGAACCAGTCATCTCGCTTCTCATCCCACACTGATCATGTGACCCAGCACGGAACATTCAAAGATGCCTTTAAAAGATAGAAGTCAAATCACTGATAATTACCTCCCTTATCGGGTGCTCCAAATCTCCTAATAAACACAGCTGGTGATGAGTGCTTCTCTATGCTGCAAGCTCTTGATCGGCACGCAGGATGAGCGTGTATCTTATTCAtttgtgggcgtggctgggctccgagAGTCAaggaacgctggactcatctctgaatcatggcggacacaggactcatgtaaggctcatttacatatatttattttaggtttttctctAAAATGATAGTTCGTTCAGAATTGATTTGAATAtcattattaatgtattaaaacTTATTTATAGAAAAGTGAGTTGATAGGGTTAGAAAGTGATGACTCCAGTTTTTCATGATCATGCCATTTTGACAAAATGGCCTGggtgcccgaaacgcgtcaagtaTATGTTTTTTATTCCAATAAAGTGACCAGTTTGGAATATGGCAGTGCTGTTTTTTTTCTCACTTGGATTCAAGAGTCTCTGCTCACCGTGACACACCGACAGCCTTGTGGATATAGTGGTTCTCTGAGCTGTAAGTGGGAGATTCCCTGTATCAGGTTTATTTTTGTACTATAAAAGGTCTGCGAGCAATACATGTATATTACACCATTGTATGGCTTCCTATTCTCTAAATAAACACATGTAATCGCTCCAGGCATCACGTATACCGTGTGTGATGGCTAGTGAGGTATCCCGGCACTGTAATAGGCATATGACCAAGTGCACTGGTTTGGCTTAGGGGCTTGTTGGTTATTAGTCCATTACGTTCACCTACCTCCTCTTCATCAGCCCGGAAGTAAAATAGAAAATTCACAACCAATTTCACCAGACGCTTCTTCAGTACTGAATGAagaaacaaatatacaaaaaaaaacagtgaGTCCGCTGCATAAACTGTACAAACTGGCATCAAACACAGGGCCACACATACTCCCATAGACTGAAGAGGCTGAGCAAGGCATTATGGCACAGAAGTAAATCAATAAATCACTACTATCAGGGCTGTGCTGAGAACGCACTCCCCCTCTAAGGATGTGGGGTtaggagggagagacagagagacagagagacagagagacagagagacacagagacacagagacacagagacacagagacacagagacacagagacacagagacacagagacacagagacacagagacacagagagacagagacacagagacacagagagacagagacacagagacacagagacacagagacacagagacacagagacacagagacacagagacacagagagacagagagacaggcTCTGGataatcaaattaccggtaactaatcatttttcccttcacccatgacagcaccacgagagacttaaagggtttctatcactttgtttcacctatttagctttcagacactagcgatccgctagtgtctgctttatctaaccatcctaatataagagcttattgtcctgccgtttagctaaaaaaataacttctatagatatgcaaatgagcctctaggtgctatgggggcgtgattagcacctagaggctccgtctaccttaacaaactgccgccgcccagcgcgtccctccagcccgcccatctcctccggaatgcgatgctcctcgtattcggcgcatgcgcagtgaatgtctgatcgcttccctgctcagacatctccactgcgcctgcgccgatgacgtcatagtgctccgaggaacaggcgcagtggagatgtctgagcagggaagcgatcagacattcactgcgcatgcgcagaacagagacgcgcacggagaggatcgcttcagctggagatgggcgggctggagggacgcgctgggcggcggcagtttgttaaggtagacggagcctctaggtgctaatcacgcccccatagcacctagaggctcatttgcatatctatataagttatttttttagctaaacggcaggacaataagctcttatattaggatggttagataaagcagacactagcggatcgctagtgtctgaaagctaaataggtgaaacaaagtgatagaaaccctttaacagagGAACAATCAGGGTGGGCGAGTAGAAGGAAGAACCTTTTCACCAAAGGAAGATCCCGAAGGAGAATTTAAGTCCAAACGGTAGTGCCTATAAAAGGTTAAAGGAGAAGACCAGGTGGCAGCTTTGCAAATATCCTCGATGGGGACCGAGGATCTTTCTGCCCAAGAGGTAGCCACTGCCCTGGCTGAATGTGCTCTGAGACCCATCGGTCGAGATAACCCCGAAGACATGTAAGATAAAGAAATAGCCGAAACAATCCATCTAGAGCTTCTTGAAGCTGCGCCTCCCTTATTCACTCCTTGGAATAGAATAAAGAGCGAAGAAGATTTGCGCCATTCTTTTGTACgggaaatatatttaattaaagcCCTTCTGACATCTAAACAGTGAAGGGACTTCTCTTCCTCAGAACCTGGATTTTTAATAAAGGGTAGGAAGAGTAATCTCTTGTGATCATTGAAATTTGGAAGCGACTTTTGGTAGGAAAGCCGGGTCAGGTCAAATCACCACCTTGTCCTCAAAAATCGTGGTATACGGCAGGTTAATGGAGATGCCCTGGATTTCATTTACACTACTGGCAGATGTTAATGCACCCAGGATACATAGTTTCAGGGTGAGATATTTTATAGAAATGGAATCTAGAAGTTCAAATGGAGGACAAGATAAGGCTTTTAAGACTATATCCAAATCCCAAGGAGGAGGCCTGACTGACA from the Bufo bufo chromosome 2, aBufBuf1.1, whole genome shotgun sequence genome contains:
- the PLEKHJ1 gene encoding pleckstrin homology domain-containing family J member 1, with the translated sequence MRYNEKELLSLSRQRAEKAAELNMRVPKKGSVLKKRLVKLVVNFLFYFRADEEEPIGALLLEHCIVKKEEEKSFSISFIDEPDRRYMFECSSQEQRDEWVEVLTNASYEFMRKSLLFYRNEILKISGKDPLEQYGISEESRFQLEPSGI